The following coding sequences are from one Triticum dicoccoides isolate Atlit2015 ecotype Zavitan chromosome 4A, WEW_v2.0, whole genome shotgun sequence window:
- the LOC119288659 gene encoding trypsin/alpha-amylase inhibitor CMX1/CMX3 — protein MPFKHQLLLSTAVLLVALAAGSASFRDRCVPGREITYESLNARREYAVRQTCGYYLSAERQKRRCCDELSKVPELCWCEVLRILMDRRVTKEGVVKGSLLQDMSRCKKLTREFIAGIVGRE, from the coding sequence ATGCCGTTCAAGCACCAGCTCCTCCTCTCgaccgccgtcctgctcgtcgcaCTTGCCGCAGGGTCGGCCAGCTTCAGGGACCGATGCGTTCCAGGGCGGGAGATCACATACGAGTCGCTTAACGCCCGCCGCGAGTACGCGGTCAGACAAACATGCGGCTACTACCTCTCCGCCGAGAGGCAGAAGAGGCGGTGCTGCGACGAGCTGTCCAAGGTCCCGGAGCTGTGCTGGTGCGAGGTGCTGCGCATCCTCATGGACAGGAGAGTGACTAAGGAGGGCGTGGTCAAGGGCAGCCTCCTTCAGGACATGTCCAGATGCAAAAAGCTGACGAGGGAGTTCATCGCGGGCATCGTCGGCCGGGAGTAG
- the LOC119284900 gene encoding tyrosine-specific transport protein 2-like produces the protein MFLCRRHLTFSPLTAVPSPSGHRPLRPRTPRAPVLASKNPPPRPWLLPRRQWRWRCSSTDAAQPSPPLVEASVSGGGEKKSFWAAVSLIIGTAVGPGMLALPSATIRSGPAPSTVAILLSWAYVVSSIVLVAELSFAAMESGGVDEVSFTGLASSTLGATFGGVVAVVYAALSFSLMVACVAGIGSLVSQLFPALNPALANALFPCFAGVLIAFFPFKAVDGVNRVLCGLMLVSITSLVVTGVSVGRSSMLNSLGHACWSPGAILPAIPVTVLTLGFHVITPFICKIVGDSVYDARRAILIGGAVPLVMVLSWNAVILGLAGATGSARFDDPIKLLLSVNPAALAPVRGFAFAALATSLIGYAVSFPKQLEDTLQLIVNRFSPTQGSVELSDAGGDHGRNEVVLTLAVLIIPIFIVSFFSTAFAKALDFAGVYANCFLFGILPPVMAWIHRSRKKRSPGSCEDILPGGNAVLLVLFIVAVILAFRH, from the exons ATGTTCCTCTGCCGCCGCCACCTCACCTTCTCACCGCTCACCGCCGTCCCCTCTCCCAGTGGACACCGCCCTCTCAGGCCAAGAACGCCCAGAGCCCCAGTCCTCGCATCCAAGAACCCCCCACCACGGCCATGGCTACTGCCAAGGCGGCAATGGCGGTGGCGGTGCAGCAGCACCGATGCCGCCCAACCGTCGCCACCCCTCGTAGAGGccagtgtctccggcggcggcgagaaGAAGAGCTTCTGGGCGGCGGTGAGCCTCATCATCGGCACGGCGGTCGGGCCGGGCATGCTGGCGCTGCCGTCGGCCACCATCCGCTCCGGCCCGGCCCCCTCCACCGTGGCCATCCTGCTCTCCTGGGCCTACGTCGTGTCCTCCATCGTCCTCGTCGCCGAGCTCAGCTTCGCGGCCATGGAGAGCGGGGGCGTGGACGAGGTCAGCTTCACGGGACTTGCGTCGAGCACCTTGGGGGCAACCTTCGGCGGCGTCGTCGCCGTCGTCTACGCTGCGCTGAGCTTCTCCCTGATGGTCGCCTGCGTAGCCGGCATCGGCTCGCTGGTCTCCCAGCTCTTCCCCGCGCTGAATCCGGCCCTGGCGAACGCGCTCTTCCCGTGCTTCGCCGGGGTGCTCATCGCCTTCTTCCCGTTCAAGGCCGTCGACGGCGTCAACCGCGTGCTCTGCGGCCTGATGCTCGTCTCGATCACGTCGCTTGTGGTGACAGGCGTCTCCGTCGGCCGGAGCAGCATGCTGAATTCGCTTGGCCACGCGTGCTGGAGCCCTGGTGCCATCTTGCCGGCCATTCCGGTCACCGTGCTCACGCTTGGGTTCCACGTGATCACGCCATTCATCTGCAAGATTGTAGGTGACTCGGTGTATGATGCACGCAGGGCAATTCTCATTGGGGGTGCTGTACCATTGGTCATGGTTTTGTCATGGAATGCGGTCATTCTCGGATTGGCAGGCGCGACCGGCAGTGCAAGGTTTGATGACCCTATTAAGCTTCTTCTCTCGGTGAATCCAGCAGCATTGGCTCCCGTTCGAGGCTTCGCGTTCGCTGCTTTGGCGACGAGCTTGATAGGATATGCCGTCAGCTTCCCGAAGCAGCTGGAAGACACTTTGCAGTTGATTGTTAACAGATTTTCTCCGACGCAAGGAAGTGTGGAGTTGTCCGATGCTGGTGGTGATCATGGCAGGAACGAGGTGGTTCTTACGTTGGCAGTGCTGATCATTCCCATATTTATTGTATCATTCTTTTCAACGGCGTTTGCCAAGGCATTAGATTTCGCCGGGGTTTATGCAAACTGCTTCTTGTTTGGGATCCTGCCTCCTGTGATGGCCTGGATTCATCGGTCACGGAAAAAGAG GTCACCTGGTTCATGTGAAGATATTTTGCCTGGTGGGAATGCTGTTCTCTTGGTACTTTTCATCGTTGCGGTTATCCTAGCATTCCGGCATTAA